In the Natronobacterium texcoconense genome, one interval contains:
- a CDS encoding DUF5791 family protein, producing MFHEQRTGVPDSPEDLREEYRAELATIVDDYGLETAVEETTLERSELETLSDGDMPDISLEEAAEILSLEEGIRDPETVVTMACEHLLMGMSTAVLDVDSVEGELEIEMDAKEVQQKIERRATMSFEEYVHLQYVIAGNIP from the coding sequence ATGTTCCACGAACAGCGGACCGGCGTCCCCGATTCGCCCGAGGACCTCCGCGAGGAGTATCGAGCGGAACTCGCCACGATCGTCGACGACTACGGGCTCGAGACCGCCGTCGAGGAGACGACTCTCGAGCGATCGGAACTCGAGACGCTCTCTGACGGCGATATGCCCGATATCTCGCTCGAGGAGGCGGCCGAGATCCTCTCGCTCGAGGAGGGAATTCGCGATCCGGAGACGGTCGTGACGATGGCCTGTGAACACCTGTTGATGGGGATGTCGACGGCCGTCCTCGACGTCGATTCCGTCGAGGGTGAACTCGAGATCGAGATGGACGCAAAGGAGGTCCAGCAGAAGATAGAGCGGCGAGCGACGATGTCTTTCGAGGAGTACGTCCACCTCCAGTACGTGATCGCGGGCAATATCCCCTAG
- a CDS encoding DHH family phosphoesterase codes for MSYHDASTTAFVEADVLAVDTLVDSLQALDPLLLSLLVLVVVGFVLGGWWAVRWFRRPAGVRLQHVLDDYDEIAVLMHPNPDPDAMACAMGVAAIAEFVDTDATLQFPGEIRHQENRAFRTVLDLDLENVESSSELAADAVVLVDHNTPRGFTGAQNVEPVAVVDHHPGNGTGTRFTDVRTDYGAASTIFVEYLKEMGAVALEDDEELEENELELTAELATGLLYGIQSDTNHLTNGCSRAEFDAAAYLFDKIDEDLLDRIANPQVSDDVLQIKATAITEKRIDGPFAVCDVGNISNVDAIPQAADELMHLEGVTAVVVYGENDGTLHLSGRSRDDRVHMGETLRHAVSDIPMANAGGHARMGGGQVSVDHMEGLGPSDGIGKEEFEDRLFSSMAGERS; via the coding sequence ATGAGCTATCACGACGCCTCGACTACCGCGTTCGTCGAGGCGGACGTGCTTGCCGTCGACACGCTGGTCGACTCGTTGCAGGCACTCGATCCGCTGTTGCTCTCGTTGCTGGTACTCGTCGTCGTCGGCTTCGTTCTCGGCGGCTGGTGGGCCGTTCGCTGGTTCCGCCGGCCGGCAGGCGTTCGACTCCAGCACGTACTCGACGACTACGACGAGATTGCAGTGTTGATGCACCCCAATCCGGATCCCGACGCGATGGCGTGTGCGATGGGCGTCGCGGCGATCGCGGAGTTCGTCGACACCGACGCAACCCTGCAGTTCCCCGGCGAAATCCGCCACCAGGAGAACCGGGCGTTCCGTACCGTCCTCGATCTCGATCTCGAGAACGTCGAGTCCAGTTCGGAACTGGCCGCGGACGCGGTCGTTCTGGTCGACCACAACACGCCGCGTGGGTTCACCGGCGCACAGAACGTCGAACCCGTCGCGGTGGTCGACCACCATCCGGGCAACGGAACCGGGACGCGATTCACCGACGTCCGGACGGACTACGGCGCGGCCTCGACGATCTTCGTGGAGTATCTCAAGGAGATGGGCGCGGTCGCGCTCGAGGACGACGAGGAACTCGAGGAGAACGAACTCGAACTCACTGCCGAACTCGCGACCGGCCTCCTCTACGGTATCCAGTCGGACACCAACCACCTGACCAACGGCTGTTCGCGGGCCGAGTTCGACGCCGCAGCCTACCTCTTCGACAAGATCGACGAAGACCTGCTCGATCGGATTGCCAACCCGCAAGTCAGCGACGACGTGTTACAGATCAAGGCAACTGCGATCACCGAGAAGCGCATCGACGGCCCGTTCGCAGTCTGTGACGTCGGCAACATCTCGAACGTCGACGCCATCCCGCAGGCGGCAGACGAACTCATGCACCTCGAGGGGGTGACGGCTGTCGTCGTCTACGGCGAGAACGACGGAACGCTTCACCTATCGGGTCGGTCACGGGACGATCGGGTCCACATGGGAGAGACGCTTCGACACGCCGTCAGTGACATTCCGATGGCGAACGCGGGCGGCCACGCCCGGATGGGCGGTGGGCAGGTATCGGTCGATCACATGGAGGGGCTCGGACCGTCCGACGGGATCGGTAAAGAGGAGTTCGAGGACCGGCTCTTTTCGTCGATGGCTGGCGAACGCTCGTAA
- a CDS encoding SDR family oxidoreductase produces the protein MHVTILGCGYVGLELGRQLTARGHDVVGVRRSDAGIDAIEAAGFDAVRADVTDPESLESVPDVDAVVFAASSGGRDAEAAREVYAEGLRTAIETFGERENTPDRLVYTSSTGVYGDHDGDWVDEQTQLEPATEKTEVLVDAERLALELPSEYGFDGTVARFAGLYGPDRYRLERYLEGPVTEGYLNMIHRDDAAGTVRYLLEEDRARGEVVLTVDDEPVEKWAFADWLADECDSPRPEKQTVAERLEADDLSPTARQRILVNKRCSNEKLRELGYEFAHPTFRDGYRDAIDAYSDGR, from the coding sequence ATGCACGTCACTATTTTGGGCTGTGGTTACGTCGGTCTCGAACTGGGCCGCCAGCTTACCGCACGCGGCCACGACGTCGTCGGCGTTCGCCGCTCCGACGCGGGGATCGACGCGATCGAAGCGGCCGGGTTCGACGCCGTCCGCGCCGACGTCACCGACCCCGAGAGCCTCGAGTCCGTTCCGGACGTCGACGCGGTCGTCTTCGCGGCGAGCAGCGGCGGACGTGACGCCGAAGCCGCTCGCGAAGTCTACGCCGAGGGGCTTCGGACCGCGATCGAAACCTTCGGCGAACGCGAAAATACGCCTGATCGACTCGTCTACACTTCCTCGACGGGCGTCTACGGCGACCACGACGGCGACTGGGTCGACGAGCAGACCCAGCTCGAGCCAGCTACCGAGAAGACCGAGGTGCTCGTCGACGCCGAACGGCTCGCTCTCGAACTCCCATCCGAGTACGGGTTCGACGGCACCGTCGCACGGTTCGCCGGGCTCTACGGGCCCGATCGGTACCGTCTCGAGCGCTACCTCGAGGGACCCGTTACCGAGGGCTACCTGAACATGATCCACCGCGACGACGCTGCAGGCACGGTTCGATACCTGCTCGAAGAAGACCGCGCGCGTGGGGAGGTCGTCCTGACCGTCGACGACGAACCTGTCGAGAAGTGGGCGTTCGCGGACTGGCTCGCCGACGAGTGTGACTCTCCGCGCCCCGAAAAGCAGACGGTGGCCGAGCGACTCGAGGCCGACGACCTCTCGCCGACTGCTCGCCAGCGAATCCTGGTGAACAAGCGCTGTTCGAACGAGAAACTACGGGAGCTAGGATACGAGTTCGCCCATCCGACGTTCCGGGACGGATATCGCGACGCGATCGACGCCTATTCCGACGGTCGATAG